Proteins from a single region of Bombus vancouverensis nearcticus chromosome 5, iyBomVanc1_principal, whole genome shotgun sequence:
- the LOC117159667 gene encoding uncharacterized protein LOC117159667 isoform X2: MELQIALTKNKKKRQNETNLRPLINKTNYKTNFQDSDDEHSFSNNANTTEDMEDSFPMFNRDTSKLFTNTDSMNSSEFASKSVDVIVDIHQEYKEEELHDNNIEHGGASNKKNSFLKESENVKAFSTKTNLKHENLSRDDDDIKVVDSLDLIEEFGESLVTKKNGKEIQTVSKNKLSDKLSKKNINQSSVEGKLHGRKQWITPKDEKEEVKKPTRKRWSKDNTVIRLPETRDTSWTIVSSESASSFVQRSEKPLPATRSFLKKSLFGFDNEAFDSEEILTIETDHNRSNPKIRMKRMVHNPEQMELSTFDSRSIRNSLSEENKCFKETAIVTEDLKESANLDSETSENRRRNAILDVERIDKFNRGDISLKDRRNRGLRNKRSFVEKSNKNTSNSSNSSQSLEEITAQSDDDSKEVSIKDDRFLIRSGRKHSVNSRRHSKENLLPVTEDDLDEDRLKHSSQYSVTTSENDDFDENRAKATNDEAKLKRSKTKKKKSKFIEHQLQKKDKEKRLSKNLTPSVNVEESSKRKKKRKKKDDIKYISVTIHRTDVLEIDYVTKHPMVKVHIVKAENGKYLKNEHGACTYLQPVITGKFDFKENKSIVPVWEEELIFEHDFKELLKIDNEQVVILFEIVDLLSFAEASFNYDKFGHEGCWYKVAWAFLKPVGRNQVLHINKKVRLQLYKPRKNSQKFDRFHTCEVYTWWKSNVREKYPSSLFVTAKSINQPKLEPVLYRQLSLYDLSNTRNESHGMSVHTSNPINLPKWTRLAAQSCKIPNEIFFETDIGENGCFYIAFSNDGKYLACCFSEEHDYPIVVYENRIVEHIQMMPHPSYVYCGKFDPDISSIVVTGCYDRIARIWIEDKKSKNWDLSQELEGHEGFINSMYFQKNSNLLTADSVGIIIIWVLKKSRKISSMKEWYISRKIKVREIDGIIINTIILHPLESRLLVHSRNNGLRMLDLATGVVLQKYNELNNQRIQSTACISPCGNLIFCGGEDSSLNVWNLETGNLLAKYTFDRHYRAVTCVDYHPYDHILAFSTFGSSASVRILRFNKDGTGEDIGLRMMRETENTVNNSDVPMRFLKTSVMPKEKLRSNNSKKVIEEAYHTKEKSLQSNRSHNSSLLKFSDSVFEKDKYSDVMYHDTKMKLQRLNEAGQTMKSRSTNRLYNIIEKIDRILSNSSKSSGDIESGRNFTLLQQSSESEVLTFLNENIEKQKKKLKKNKSAYLTIEDQSSSYFESNTTSSDKPKVVECYTLQSERTNDWNRKERSRSAKEMRNSNISKDNTTKTFSDSATNYQKIKAYDEITKTLLQENIEPDFAIEMEENNKKSITYKSNRLRKDDSDSTDSAGTYIIEKNDIKGSDKDSTKMFENRNIDLNDTENDSNIKDSRSGSSVLSSATFTIENEISISTPKKNGKSSLK; the protein is encoded by the exons ATGGAATTGCAAATTGCATTAACAaagaataagaagaaaagaCAAAATGAAACGAATCTGCGACCGCTCATAAATAAAACTAACTACAAAACTAATTTTCAAGATAGCGACGATGAGCATTCGTTTTCTAATAATGCAAATACCACAGAAGATATGGAAGATTCTTTTCCAATGTTCAATAGAGATACGTCCAAATTATTTACTAATACAGATTCTATGAATTCATCGGAATTTGCATCGAAATCAGTGGACGTTATCGTTGATATTCATCAAGAATATAAAGAAGAAGAATTACATGATAATAACATCGAACATGGTGGAGCatcaaataagaaaaattcatttttgaAGGAATCCGAAAATGTGAAAGCATTTTCGACAAAAACCAATTTAAAACatgaaaatctttcaagagaCGATGATGATATAAAAGTCGTAGATTCGTTAGATTTGATAGAAGAATTTGGAGAATCTCTGGTCActaaaaaaaatggaaaagagaTTCAAACGGTGAGTAAGAATAAATTAAGCGATAAATTaagtaaaaagaatattaatcaGTCGTCTGTCGAGGGAAAGTTACATGGCAGAAAACAATGGATTACGCCGAAAGATGAGAAAGAAGAAGTAAAGAAACCAACGAGAAAACGATGGTCGAAAGATAACACTGTAATTCGATTACCAGAGACTAGGGACACTTCTTGGACAATTGTATCTTCAGAAAGTGCATCTTCGTTTGTTCAACGTTCAGAGAAACCACTACCAGCAACTAGGTCGTTCCTGAAGAAATCATTGTTCGGGTTTGATAATGAGGCCTTCGATTCGGAAGAAATTCTCACGATTGAAACTGATCATAATCGAAGCAACCCAAAAATCAGGATGAAGAGAATGGTTCACAATCCAGAACAAATGGAGCTTTCTACTTTCGATAGTCGAAGCATTCGAAATTCGTTGAGCGAAGAAAATAAGTGTTTCAAGGAAACAGCGATTGTGACCGAAGATTTGAAGGAGTCTGCAAATTTGGACAGTGAAACGTCTGAGAATCGAAGGAGGAATGCAATATTAGACGTTGAACGTATTGATAAGTTTAACCGCGGTGATATATCTTTGAAAGATAGAAGGAATCGTGGATTAAGAAATAAGAgaagtttcgtagaaaagagtaacaaaaatacttctaataGTTCGAATAGCTCTCAGAGCTTGGAGGAAATCACTGCACAATCGGATGACGATTCTAAGGAAGTATCGATAAAAGATGATCGATTTTTGATAAGAAGTGGTCGAAAGCATTCCGTTAACAGTCGAAGGCATTCCAAGGAAAATTTACTACCTGTTACTGAAGATGATCTCGATGAAGATCGTTTAAAACATTCTAGTCAATATTCGGTGACTACTTCCGAAAACgatgattttgacgaaaatcgTGCTAAAGCAACTAACGATGAAGCTAAGTTAAAAAGGtctaaaacaaagaaaaagaaatcgaaatttaTAGAACATCAGTTGcagaaaaaagacaaagaaaagaGGCTTTCTAAAAATTTGACACCGAGTGTCAATGTCGAAGAAAGttcaaaaaggaagaaaaagaggaagaagaaagacgatataaaatatatatccgTAACGATTCATAGAACAGATGTGTTGGAGATTGATTACGTGACGAAACATCCTATGGTAAAGGTTCATATAGTAAAGGCTGAAAATGGGAAGTATTTGAAAAATGAACATGGCGCGTGTACGTATTTGCAGCCTGTAATAACTGGGAAGTTTGACTTCAAAGAGAATAAGTCTATAGTTCCGGTATGGGAGGAAGAACTTATCTTCGAACATGATTTCAAAGAGCTTTTGAAAATCGATAATGAACAGGTTGTAATACTTTTTGAAATCGTCGATCTTTTGAGTTTTGCCGAGGCCAGCTTCAATTATGATAAATTTG GTCATGAAGGTTGTTGGTACAAGGTTGCATGGGCTTTTTTAAAGCCTGTAGGACGAAACCAGGTGTTACATATTAACAAGAAAGTCAGATTACAACTGTATAAACCTCGAAAGAATTCGCAAAAATTTGATAGATTTCACACGTGTGAA GTATATACGTGGTGGAAATCGAACGTCCGAGAAAAGTATCCTAGCAGTTTATTTGTTACCGCAAAATCCATCAACCAGCCTAAATTAGAACCTGTTCTTTATCGGCAATTATCGTTATATGATTTATCCAACACACGTAATGAATCACATGGGATGTCTGTTCATACTTCAAACCCTATAAACTTGCCAAAATGGACTAGATTAGCCGCACAGTCATGTAAAATACCAAATGAAATTTTCTTCGAAACGGATATTGGCGAAAATGGATGTTTTTACATTGCTTTTAGTAACGACGGCAAATATTTGGCTTGTTGCTTTTCCGAAGAGCACGACTATCCCATTGTCGTCTACGAG AATCGAATTGTAGAACATATACAA ATGATGCCTCATCCATCCTACGTGTACTGTGGAAAATTTGATCCCGATATTTCTTCGATAGTAGTAACTGGTTGTTACGATCGCATAGCACGTATTTGGATAGAAGATAAGAAGTCGAAAAATTGGGATCTTAGCCAAGAATTAGAGGGTCACGAAGGATTTATAAATTCTATGTATTTCCAGAAGAATAGTAACTTATTAACAGCAGATAGTGTCGGAATAATAATCATATGGGTGTTGAAAAAgagtagaaaaatatcatcCATGAAAGAATGGTACATATCACGAAAGATAAAGGTCAGAGAAATCGACGGtataataattaacacaatTATTTTACATCCCTTGGAGTCCAGACTTCTCGTTCATTCACGGAACAATGGGTTAAGAATGTTAGATCTCGCAACTGGAGTAGTATTGCAAAAGTATAATGAATTGAATAATCAAAG GATACAATCAACAGCTTGTATTTCTCCATGTGGCAATTTGATCTTTTGCGGTGGCGAAGATTCATCCTTGAACGTGTGGAATTTAGAAACCGGGAATCTTCTCGCAAAATATACGTTTGATCGACATTATCGAGCAGTGACTTGTGTAGATTATCATCCATACGACCACATATTAGCTTTTTCGACTTTTGGTAGTTCTGCTTCGGTGAGAATTTTAAGATTTAATAAAGATGGTACGGGTGAAGATATAGGATTAAGAATGATGAGAGAAACTGAAAACACAGTGAATAATAGCGATGTTCCCATGAGATTCCTAAAGACATCCGTAATGCCCAAAGAAAAATTAAGATCGAATAACTCAAAGAAAGTAATCGAAGAAGCTTACCATACGAAAGAAAAAAGCTTACAATCTAATCGAAGCCATAATTCTAGTCTTCTTAAGTTTTCTGATAGTGTTTTCGAAAAAGATAAATACAGCGATGTAATGTACCATGATACAAAGATGAAACTTCAACGATTAAATGAAGCTGGACAAACGATGAAAAGTCGCAGTACGAAtcgtttatataatattattgaaaaGATTGATAGaattttatcaaattcatcAAAATCGTCAGGTGATATTGAATCTGGGAGGAATTTTACCCTCCTCCAACAATCAAGTGAGAGTGAAGTCTTAACGTTTTTAAATGAAAACATagaaaaacaaaagaagaaactgaaaAAAAATAAGTCTGCGTATTTAACTATCGAAGATCAATCCAGTTCTTATTTTGAATCAAATACAACAAGTAGTGACAAACCGAAAGTTGTCGAATGTTATACGTTACAAAGTGAAAGAACAAATGATTGGAATAGAAAGGAGAGATCGAGAAGCGCGAAGGAAATGAGAAACAGTAATATATCTAAGGATAACACAACGAAAACTTTTTCCGATAGCGCCACAAATTACCAGAAGATTAAAGCATATGACGAAATCACTAAAACTCTATTACAAGAAAATATCGAACCGGATTTCGCTATtgaaatggaagaaaataataaaaagtcaaTAACTTATAAGAGTAATCGTCTTAGAAAAGACGATTCCGATTCGACTGATAGTGCTGGAACATATATCATAGAAAAGAATGATATAAAAGGTAGTGATAAAGATTCGacgaaaatgtttgaaaatagaaatatagatTTAAATGATACAGAGAACGATTCGAATATAAAAGATTCCAGAAGCGGTAGTTCAGTACTTAGCAGCGCGACTTTTACTATAGAGAATGAAATCTCTATATCAACACCAAAGAAAAACGGCAAATCTAGTCTAAAATAA
- the LOC117159667 gene encoding uncharacterized protein LOC117159667 isoform X1, with protein sequence MELQIALTKNKKKRQNETNLRPLINKTNYKTNFQDSDDEHSFSNNANTTEDMEDSFPMFNRDTSKLFTNTDSMNSSEFASKSVDVIVDIHQEYKEEELHDNNIEHGGASNKKNSFLKESENVKAFSTKTNLKHENLSRDDDDIKVVDSLDLIEEFGESLVTKKNGKEIQTVSKNKLSDKLSKKNINQSSVEGKLHGRKQWITPKDEKEEVKKPTRKRWSKDNTVIRLPETRDTSWTIVSSESASSFVQRSEKPLPATRSFLKKSLFGFDNEAFDSEEILTIETDHNRSNPKIRMKRMVHNPEQMELSTFDSRSIRNSLSEENKCFKETAIVTEDLKESANLDSETSENRRRNAILDVERIDKFNRGDISLKDRRNRGLRNKRSFVEKSNKNTSNSSNSSQSLEEITAQSDDDSKEVSIKDDRFLIRSGRKHSVNSRRHSKENLLPVTEDDLDEDRLKHSSQYSVTTSENDDFDENRAKATNDEAKLKRSKTKKKKSKFIEHQLQKKDKEKRLSKNLTPSVNVEESSKRKKKRKKKDDIKYISVTIHRTDVLEIDYVTKHPMVKVHIVKAENGKYLKNEHGACTYLQPVITGKFDFKENKSIVPVWEEELIFEHDFKELLKIDNEQVVILFEIVDLLSFAEASFNYDKFGHEGCWYKVAWAFLKPVGRNQVLHINKKVRLQLYKPRKNSQKFDRFHTCEVYTWWKSNVREKYPSSLFVTAKSINQPKLEPVLYRQLSLYDLSNTRNESHGMSVHTSNPINLPKWTRLAAQSCKIPNEIFFETDIGENGCFYIAFSNDGKYLACCFSEEHDYPIVVYEVEAKKIYVRFSGHKTFVYSLNWSNNDNYLLSVSSDQTARIWDVQNRIVEHIQMMPHPSYVYCGKFDPDISSIVVTGCYDRIARIWIEDKKSKNWDLSQELEGHEGFINSMYFQKNSNLLTADSVGIIIIWVLKKSRKISSMKEWYISRKIKVREIDGIIINTIILHPLESRLLVHSRNNGLRMLDLATGVVLQKYNELNNQRIQSTACISPCGNLIFCGGEDSSLNVWNLETGNLLAKYTFDRHYRAVTCVDYHPYDHILAFSTFGSSASVRILRFNKDGTGEDIGLRMMRETENTVNNSDVPMRFLKTSVMPKEKLRSNNSKKVIEEAYHTKEKSLQSNRSHNSSLLKFSDSVFEKDKYSDVMYHDTKMKLQRLNEAGQTMKSRSTNRLYNIIEKIDRILSNSSKSSGDIESGRNFTLLQQSSESEVLTFLNENIEKQKKKLKKNKSAYLTIEDQSSSYFESNTTSSDKPKVVECYTLQSERTNDWNRKERSRSAKEMRNSNISKDNTTKTFSDSATNYQKIKAYDEITKTLLQENIEPDFAIEMEENNKKSITYKSNRLRKDDSDSTDSAGTYIIEKNDIKGSDKDSTKMFENRNIDLNDTENDSNIKDSRSGSSVLSSATFTIENEISISTPKKNGKSSLK encoded by the exons ATGGAATTGCAAATTGCATTAACAaagaataagaagaaaagaCAAAATGAAACGAATCTGCGACCGCTCATAAATAAAACTAACTACAAAACTAATTTTCAAGATAGCGACGATGAGCATTCGTTTTCTAATAATGCAAATACCACAGAAGATATGGAAGATTCTTTTCCAATGTTCAATAGAGATACGTCCAAATTATTTACTAATACAGATTCTATGAATTCATCGGAATTTGCATCGAAATCAGTGGACGTTATCGTTGATATTCATCAAGAATATAAAGAAGAAGAATTACATGATAATAACATCGAACATGGTGGAGCatcaaataagaaaaattcatttttgaAGGAATCCGAAAATGTGAAAGCATTTTCGACAAAAACCAATTTAAAACatgaaaatctttcaagagaCGATGATGATATAAAAGTCGTAGATTCGTTAGATTTGATAGAAGAATTTGGAGAATCTCTGGTCActaaaaaaaatggaaaagagaTTCAAACGGTGAGTAAGAATAAATTAAGCGATAAATTaagtaaaaagaatattaatcaGTCGTCTGTCGAGGGAAAGTTACATGGCAGAAAACAATGGATTACGCCGAAAGATGAGAAAGAAGAAGTAAAGAAACCAACGAGAAAACGATGGTCGAAAGATAACACTGTAATTCGATTACCAGAGACTAGGGACACTTCTTGGACAATTGTATCTTCAGAAAGTGCATCTTCGTTTGTTCAACGTTCAGAGAAACCACTACCAGCAACTAGGTCGTTCCTGAAGAAATCATTGTTCGGGTTTGATAATGAGGCCTTCGATTCGGAAGAAATTCTCACGATTGAAACTGATCATAATCGAAGCAACCCAAAAATCAGGATGAAGAGAATGGTTCACAATCCAGAACAAATGGAGCTTTCTACTTTCGATAGTCGAAGCATTCGAAATTCGTTGAGCGAAGAAAATAAGTGTTTCAAGGAAACAGCGATTGTGACCGAAGATTTGAAGGAGTCTGCAAATTTGGACAGTGAAACGTCTGAGAATCGAAGGAGGAATGCAATATTAGACGTTGAACGTATTGATAAGTTTAACCGCGGTGATATATCTTTGAAAGATAGAAGGAATCGTGGATTAAGAAATAAGAgaagtttcgtagaaaagagtaacaaaaatacttctaataGTTCGAATAGCTCTCAGAGCTTGGAGGAAATCACTGCACAATCGGATGACGATTCTAAGGAAGTATCGATAAAAGATGATCGATTTTTGATAAGAAGTGGTCGAAAGCATTCCGTTAACAGTCGAAGGCATTCCAAGGAAAATTTACTACCTGTTACTGAAGATGATCTCGATGAAGATCGTTTAAAACATTCTAGTCAATATTCGGTGACTACTTCCGAAAACgatgattttgacgaaaatcgTGCTAAAGCAACTAACGATGAAGCTAAGTTAAAAAGGtctaaaacaaagaaaaagaaatcgaaatttaTAGAACATCAGTTGcagaaaaaagacaaagaaaagaGGCTTTCTAAAAATTTGACACCGAGTGTCAATGTCGAAGAAAGttcaaaaaggaagaaaaagaggaagaagaaagacgatataaaatatatatccgTAACGATTCATAGAACAGATGTGTTGGAGATTGATTACGTGACGAAACATCCTATGGTAAAGGTTCATATAGTAAAGGCTGAAAATGGGAAGTATTTGAAAAATGAACATGGCGCGTGTACGTATTTGCAGCCTGTAATAACTGGGAAGTTTGACTTCAAAGAGAATAAGTCTATAGTTCCGGTATGGGAGGAAGAACTTATCTTCGAACATGATTTCAAAGAGCTTTTGAAAATCGATAATGAACAGGTTGTAATACTTTTTGAAATCGTCGATCTTTTGAGTTTTGCCGAGGCCAGCTTCAATTATGATAAATTTG GTCATGAAGGTTGTTGGTACAAGGTTGCATGGGCTTTTTTAAAGCCTGTAGGACGAAACCAGGTGTTACATATTAACAAGAAAGTCAGATTACAACTGTATAAACCTCGAAAGAATTCGCAAAAATTTGATAGATTTCACACGTGTGAA GTATATACGTGGTGGAAATCGAACGTCCGAGAAAAGTATCCTAGCAGTTTATTTGTTACCGCAAAATCCATCAACCAGCCTAAATTAGAACCTGTTCTTTATCGGCAATTATCGTTATATGATTTATCCAACACACGTAATGAATCACATGGGATGTCTGTTCATACTTCAAACCCTATAAACTTGCCAAAATGGACTAGATTAGCCGCACAGTCATGTAAAATACCAAATGAAATTTTCTTCGAAACGGATATTGGCGAAAATGGATGTTTTTACATTGCTTTTAGTAACGACGGCAAATATTTGGCTTGTTGCTTTTCCGAAGAGCACGACTATCCCATTGTCGTCTACGAG GTTGAAGCAAAGAAGATCTACGTACGGTTTTCAGGACATAAAACTTTCGTTTACTCCCTCAACTGGTCTAACAATGATAATTATTTGCTTTCTGTTTCATCTGATCAAACTGCTCGTATTTGGGATGTACAGAATCGAATTGTAGAACATATACAA ATGATGCCTCATCCATCCTACGTGTACTGTGGAAAATTTGATCCCGATATTTCTTCGATAGTAGTAACTGGTTGTTACGATCGCATAGCACGTATTTGGATAGAAGATAAGAAGTCGAAAAATTGGGATCTTAGCCAAGAATTAGAGGGTCACGAAGGATTTATAAATTCTATGTATTTCCAGAAGAATAGTAACTTATTAACAGCAGATAGTGTCGGAATAATAATCATATGGGTGTTGAAAAAgagtagaaaaatatcatcCATGAAAGAATGGTACATATCACGAAAGATAAAGGTCAGAGAAATCGACGGtataataattaacacaatTATTTTACATCCCTTGGAGTCCAGACTTCTCGTTCATTCACGGAACAATGGGTTAAGAATGTTAGATCTCGCAACTGGAGTAGTATTGCAAAAGTATAATGAATTGAATAATCAAAG GATACAATCAACAGCTTGTATTTCTCCATGTGGCAATTTGATCTTTTGCGGTGGCGAAGATTCATCCTTGAACGTGTGGAATTTAGAAACCGGGAATCTTCTCGCAAAATATACGTTTGATCGACATTATCGAGCAGTGACTTGTGTAGATTATCATCCATACGACCACATATTAGCTTTTTCGACTTTTGGTAGTTCTGCTTCGGTGAGAATTTTAAGATTTAATAAAGATGGTACGGGTGAAGATATAGGATTAAGAATGATGAGAGAAACTGAAAACACAGTGAATAATAGCGATGTTCCCATGAGATTCCTAAAGACATCCGTAATGCCCAAAGAAAAATTAAGATCGAATAACTCAAAGAAAGTAATCGAAGAAGCTTACCATACGAAAGAAAAAAGCTTACAATCTAATCGAAGCCATAATTCTAGTCTTCTTAAGTTTTCTGATAGTGTTTTCGAAAAAGATAAATACAGCGATGTAATGTACCATGATACAAAGATGAAACTTCAACGATTAAATGAAGCTGGACAAACGATGAAAAGTCGCAGTACGAAtcgtttatataatattattgaaaaGATTGATAGaattttatcaaattcatcAAAATCGTCAGGTGATATTGAATCTGGGAGGAATTTTACCCTCCTCCAACAATCAAGTGAGAGTGAAGTCTTAACGTTTTTAAATGAAAACATagaaaaacaaaagaagaaactgaaaAAAAATAAGTCTGCGTATTTAACTATCGAAGATCAATCCAGTTCTTATTTTGAATCAAATACAACAAGTAGTGACAAACCGAAAGTTGTCGAATGTTATACGTTACAAAGTGAAAGAACAAATGATTGGAATAGAAAGGAGAGATCGAGAAGCGCGAAGGAAATGAGAAACAGTAATATATCTAAGGATAACACAACGAAAACTTTTTCCGATAGCGCCACAAATTACCAGAAGATTAAAGCATATGACGAAATCACTAAAACTCTATTACAAGAAAATATCGAACCGGATTTCGCTATtgaaatggaagaaaataataaaaagtcaaTAACTTATAAGAGTAATCGTCTTAGAAAAGACGATTCCGATTCGACTGATAGTGCTGGAACATATATCATAGAAAAGAATGATATAAAAGGTAGTGATAAAGATTCGacgaaaatgtttgaaaatagaaatatagatTTAAATGATACAGAGAACGATTCGAATATAAAAGATTCCAGAAGCGGTAGTTCAGTACTTAGCAGCGCGACTTTTACTATAGAGAATGAAATCTCTATATCAACACCAAAGAAAAACGGCAAATCTAGTCTAAAATAA